In Peromyscus leucopus breed LL Stock chromosome 16_21, UCI_PerLeu_2.1, whole genome shotgun sequence, a single genomic region encodes these proteins:
- the Mrln gene encoding myoregulin, producing MSGKNWILISTTSPQSLEDEILGRLLKILFVLFVDLMSIIYVVITS from the coding sequence ATGAGTGGTAAAAACTGGATATTAATTTCTACTACTTCACCCCAAAGCCTGGAAGATGAAATTCTGGGGCGACTTCTGaaaattctatttgttttgtttgttgacttAATGTCCATTATATATGTCGTTATAACTTCCTAA